One Fusarium poae strain DAOMC 252244 chromosome 4, whole genome shotgun sequence DNA window includes the following coding sequences:
- the RPS18 gene encoding ribosomal 40S subunit protein S18B (BUSCO:54556at5125), translating to MSLVSGEKSNFQFILRLLNTNVDGKQKVMYALTKIKGVGRRYSNLVCKKADVDLNKRAGELTSEELERIVTILQNPTQYKIPTWFINRQRDIVDGKDSHILANGVDSKLREDLERLKKIRAHRGLRHYWGLRVRGQHTKTTGRRGRTVGVSKKKGG from the exons ATGTCGCTCGTCTCGGGAGAGAAGTCGAACTTCCAGTTC ATTCTCCGTCTTCTCAACACCAATGTTGACGGAAAGCAGAAGGTTATGTACGCCTTGACCAAGATCAAGGGTGTCGGTCGCCGATACTCTAACTTGGTCTGCAAGAAGGCCGATGTCGATCTGAACAAGCG CGCTGGTGAGCTCACCTCCGAAGAGCTCGAGCGAATCGTCACCATCCTCCAGAACCCCACCCAGTACAAGATCCCTACATGGTTCATCAACCGACAGCGCGATATCGTCGATGGCAAGGACTCCCACATCCTTGCTAACGGTGTCGACTCCAAGCTCCGTGAGGATCTCGAGCGCCTCAAGAAGATCCGCGCTCACCGTGGTCTTCGACACTACTGGGGTCTCCGTGTCCGTGGTCAGCACACCAAGACCACCGGTCGCCGTGGCAGGACCGTCGGTGtctccaagaagaagggtggTTAA